Sequence from the Microcoleus sp. FACHB-831 genome:
AAAGCCGTTGTCACCCCCCGTTGGAAGGAGGAGGCTCAACAGCAACTTCAATCACAAATCAACCAACTTGACTCGCAACTGCAACAGCTAGATATGCAAGGTCAGCGGGCAATTTCCGAACTACAAAAGCAGAACCTACAACCCCCAGGGCCTCAAGTGATGCAGCAGATTGACAATATTCAAATTCAGGTCAATCAAAAGAAAAGCGAGCTGCTAGAGGAGAAAAATCAACTACTCCAACAGTTGCAACAAGTGCAAATGATCGAACTCAATCAAGAGGTAAATCACGGTCAGATTGAAGGTTTATTCCGAGTGGAACCGGGAGACAACTTGGTGCGGAAAATGCAGGTAGAAGTTCTCTTGCGCGATGGAGTTGTTGAAGAGATTCGCGGCGATTTATAATTCCTAGCGCTGTTGGTTCATAGTTCATGGTTCATTGGCATTCCCTCAATGAACGATGAACAATCAACTTGTTATAACTTGATTTTGGGTCATCTACCGACAAATTTCATTCGACCAATCTTGATGACCTCGCCCAACATGACACTTTTGTTGGGAGCCAGCCCATACCATTTGCCATTGCTTACCAGTCTGGGCTGTGCCAGAAGTGCTGACAAATTCAACGCGATATCTTATAGCACCAATAGAGTCATCTGCAACGCCAGTTTGGGTGATGGTAACTACTGCCTTATTGGGTTGGGGGTTGGTCATCTCAACTTGGCGCGATCCACCTTCGGACTCGATTTGTCCAAATGCTTTGAGAGCGATCGCTTTTGGATCTGTGCCTTTTAAAGATTCAGCGGGCTTAATATCTTGTAATGAAATAGTTTTGTATTGCGATCGCCCTTCCGTAGTACCTGGGGCATTCTGGCTGAGTTTTCCAGGTCCTTGCCCATCGTTAGAGGGGGGCGGGGTTGGGGCTACCTGAGTGCTAGTATCGATAGTGCGGCAAGCAGCAAGAGTAGCAGCAATACTTGCTAAAACAATTAGCGAAATTTTAAATTTGCCAAACATCAGATTCATTCGCCCCTTCAACCACTGATGCTAACCACATTCTAGCCAGATGCTCCCGCCTCCGGAGGATCTTAACGACAAGGGGTTAGCGGCCAGACAACTTCATAGAACCTTTTGTGGTCTGATAGCGATCGCGCTAAGCTTCAAGATACAATTCAATCTGGCTTAACCTTTGTTTTAATAGACAGTCGATTCGGAAACCACCCCATGATCCACGAAGTTTTCATGCCAGCTCTTAGCTCAACCATGACCGAAGGAAAAATCGTTTCCTGGGTTAAATCGCCTGGTGACAAAGTGGAAAAAGGCGAAACCGTAGTGGTTGTCGAGTCCGACAAA
This genomic interval carries:
- a CDS encoding YlqD family protein; this translates as MDVSQSHLLLKRPVTIKAVVTPRWKEEAQQQLQSQINQLDSQLQQLDMQGQRAISELQKQNLQPPGPQVMQQIDNIQIQVNQKKSELLEEKNQLLQQLQQVQMIELNQEVNHGQIEGLFRVEPGDNLVRKMQVEVLLRDGVVEEIRGDL